ttactaaaattcaaaatacaataccaaatttttatgaaaaaaaaacattaaagattaaaaaaaacaaacatattacttaattaaagcacacaaacattttatttaattaatacatagtttaatgtccaaatttattccatagattttcaatcaaatcctcttttaatttgtgaaaaattgtttgcaaaaaattgtatctattcacagcttgccacgtcagcttagaactgggccaaaatcagttctacatcaaaaaccaaaaaaaagttctatagGCACTGTTcaatatatttatcattttattggGTTAAAGAACTCCCAAACTGTTCTCCCAAACTGTTCTGGCAATGCAGATAACCTCATAGGTGGTGGGTTCGAATCTCCATtttggtttaaaacaaaaaaacaaaaacgctggaagatttttttgggttttttttgttggataacTCAACTCGGGCCTCTCAAATATTGACCCAACTTCACATCAAttagaaaaattgtttttcacattatatctctctctactctctctcctaaggttaggaaaaaaaaaagtcaaaaagatCCTTCGTCTCTCTcatcaatctctttctctatccTTCGTCTTCAGCTTCGTGTGTtcgtataaaaataaaagttttgatttttaattcattttttttcctattcaaaaatttgaaacaatggAGATCTCCCTccttcccttcttcttctagggtttctctcctctctctctcaggttTTCTCACCGTGTGTAAATCTTTTCCGATGGGGGATCTTGAATCTGTATTACCAACTCCGATGATCGAAACAAACGAACTAGAACCGCCTGCGAAAAGGCAACGTGTTTCTCAGGATATGAACAGAGTCGCCgagattgttttggttttgtcggCGTTAGGGAGTATGCGAGTTGGGGATTCTCCGACGGGTTTGGAACTCGAGCTTATGGATGAAGCTAGGTCGAAATTAGCTGGATTGTGTCAGGAGTTTACCCCTGATGATTTTCTCCGTAAGGATGATGTTAAATCTGTGATTGAAGATTTGGGTTTTAATGCTAAGCTTCAAGAACAGAGATTAGGGTTCCGAACACCTAAGCTGACTATCTCCGAGAAGCTATCCCTTGGTAAACGAAAGGTACTGCCTTTTTTTTTagtgcttttgttttctctttgaaattgctcattctatagttttgttgagAGATGTGTGTGGCGTTTTCATTATGTATATCATTCAATTTTTGTCCAGATGGAAGAAGTAAAAACGAATCCTACCTCTACTATTGTATCTGCTGGAGCTGCATTGTCACAGGCAAACCGTAGTCTTGCATCTCCAGGTCTTGGTACGGCTAATCATACTCTCTTACAAACAATTTATTTAGCCTCTATCTACAGGCGTTGGTTGTGACTGTTTCTTTACCCTTTGTTGTTTCTGCAGCGAGTAAAGCTTCTGTGGCACATCAGTGGCCTAATAGTAATGTTAATACAAGTGGAAGCCACTTGAAAATGGAGAGACCTCAGATGACAATTAACGGTGCTTCTCAAGGGACTCGTAAGTCCCTCATATCCCCCTTTGATTTTTGTCTAGATGCAATTGTAGTGATAAGATACTTTGAACCTTTGATTTGGAATATATAACTCTTTTCTTGCGGCTAGGGTATTCTAGTTGGTTTGCTACTGCTTTATACAATAGGACTTATAAACTTGGTAAAGGTGGCCATAACAGCCCAATACAGATGATTGACCAATGACCAATTACTAGGTTATTAGGCTTGTAGCTGAGTTGCTAGCCCTCATTGCTTAGACATAATTATGCTTTTTTGTGAATGGTGCCATTTTCTTGCTTAATTTTTGTGAATGAGAGATGATAAATATTACTGGTCATGTTAGCCTTTCTTTTTGGTTAGGTTTCTTTTTtgagttgctaattttacatgTTATGTTTCCAGTTCTTtattagctttttctttttcgattttgagtttgtttcaactttcatataccacttgtttctctgtttcagcAATTTCTTCCACAAACTATTATGCTGCACCCTGGTCTGCCCAACCTCAATCCACCATATCTTTCAGCACTGCTCCGGATAAGAAGGTTCCTATTCAAAATTCTGTCAGGGTATCAGATCCGAGCTTTAGGCCATTCATGTCTCAAACTCCGCACGGTGCATTCCCAGGAACAAATCAGCCGACGCAGAAGATGCATTATGGTCAGACTTCTTCATCTGGAAACAACCATAGTGAAATCGCCAAGATAATCCAAAAAGTTCTACAACCAGGGATTAAACAATTTCCTCTGTGGAATCCACCTTCAAGAGAGTATATGAGAAGGGCAATGCCATGTCAGATGTGTAATGTTACCATCAAAGAAATGGATACTCTACTGATTTGTGATGCCTGTGAAAAAGCATACCACTTGAAATGTCTGCCAGCAAACAATATCAAAGGGGTACCAAAATCTGAATGGCATTGCTCAAGATGTGTGCAAGCATTCAATGGGAAGCCATTTCCTCCTACATATGGTCGTACAACTCGTGCCGTAACTACGACTGCAGCAAAAGTGCCCTCTAGTACAGCCGGAGTTCAATCATCCTCAGCAAAGAAAATTGGATCGATGGATATAAAGGTTAATCAACAGAAACCAATTGTAACTACGACTCCCAGAGCACAAAATTCCCCTGGCTTTGTTTCTGGAGCAGCAACTACATCGCATTTTGGGACTGCTACTGTAAATGCAAATACAACTGCAACCGCAGCAAAGATTACTAACATTGGATCACAAAGGTGTAAGGAAAGTGTTATCTCTGGAGCCGATTCTCCAGCACTGGTATCACGTACTGAGACTCTAAAGCTTACAGCAATTGCATGTACAAGTTCTGTGATAAACAATGGCCTCATATCAAAACCTTTGACACCAGTTAGCACTTCTTCATTGCGTGTCTGTAAACAAGTTTCTGTGAATGCAACCTCAAGTGCTAGCCCGAGTGCACCATTAACTTCTAGCTTTGTCGCCCGAGTCCCAACCGTTACCCAAAATGGTGACAGCAGCTCAACCGCATCTGAGACTGCTGACCATTCTGTATCGAAAGCTGACCTTACCACCCAAGTTCATACATTGACTGTTACTTCCAGCAGCAATTCTCAACCGGCATTGTCACATTCTGAGGATGCAAAAGCAACTGACGATGCAGCTCCTACGAAAAATGTTGTTGATGAACCACAAGTTCCAATGGAGAATGTTGCTGAGTGTGAGAATCCATCAGAGTCTACATCTCATTCAGATTTTCTGAAGGATGCTAGGGAGAACTCTGCTTCTGAAACTTGCGAGAACCACACAACAGAATCTTTAGAGGCAGTTTTATCAGATCAAAATTCAAAGATCACTACTGAACCATCCATGCCACAAGAGCATGCAGCTTACCTGTCGGAGAAAACATCATCTCAGCCGCCTTCGGTGTCATCTAACTATCATTCACAAATCGAGAAGGGAACAACAAATGTCCAAGATTCTCTACAGAATGTTTCAGGAGATTCACAGGATGGCAAAGGGTTAAATGGTTTAGATAATAGACATCAGGAACAGCCTTCAGAGCCCGAGTTTGTTAAGTCAGATTCGACAAAGGAGGCAAATGCTACCTAGAATTCTTTAGCATTATCTGGGATTACTTTACCAGCAactattctcttctctcttctttgtgtTTCCCTGATCTACATGTCTCATTTTTAAGTGGAACCGGGAACATTCAGAACACGGAAGCTGTGGACGAACTTGGTTGGGAAAGCAATTAGAAGAAAGTGATGAcgatgatttttttaatataacattgGTTTGTAGCATCTTTGTTCTAAACTCTCTGAAGCCTAGACGGCAAATCGCCTAATGAATTTCTATACGGAGCAAAACCATTGTATGAGCAACTTCAAGATTTTAGCAGCCTTAAAAAAATAGGAACTGTAATAGTATCATGAATTCATGATTCAGGTTAAGCTTTGACTTGtgaaataaaatgatttttcttAATCTAAGTTTAAACTGATTTGGATCCTGCAATATCATTCATGAGCTAAAATGTTGCATTCATTCGTTTCATTGGAAACTGAGCGTTCTTGGTATTGTCGACTACTCCCAAACTAAATCACTTTTTCTCTCTCGTCATGTTATAGAAGTTGTGCTATATTGATCGTCTCTTATAACAAAACATTAGTACAAGAACaccattaaccaaataaactagaaaagaaaatgatgCTTCATATCGATCGATAGCCAAAATAGTCCAtacttttggttttggatatatATAAGCCAATTATCACGTCAGCACTCTTGGTGAGTCTATATTGTCTACAAGTCTTTTAAGAATACAAATGTGCATCAATGCTCACAAGGGCAGTTTTAGGATATGAATGTAAGTAAACTTAACAGTAACCACAGAGCTAAGAAGGAATAAAAGAATTAATCATACGggtttttgaaacttttcaaaagcTGTGGAATGTCATACCCCAACATATCATCAACAGTCTGCAACATTTTTGGCTTTAGCTTCTCAAACTTGTCGATGTTGTAACCACTTAGCACCTCCCTGAAATGCTCCACATTTGGGAAATCCCCTTTTGGTAAGTGATGCTCTCTTTGTACCTGTTTTCATGTCATGTCACACACAGTCGAAACACACATTAGTATAAAACATTACCAAAATCACAAACGGCCACAGAATCAAACCAACCTTTCCAAAGACGTCTTCTAAGTTATCTATCAGTTTTTGTTGTGCTTTGGCTTTCCCCATTAGGGTTGGCATCTCCTTCTTCAAATGGCTGATGATGTATGCATGTATCTTTGCTGCTCTTGCCCGTTTCACAAACTCATTTATCTATTAGACAGGAAACACCTACAGTTAGATCCAATCAGAGGGGAGGGAGTAAACGAAGAAAGGTGTGCACACTCACTCTACGATCACAAGCTTTCTTTGGAATGTCTTTCAAATCAGCGAGAAGGTCATCTTGCTCCTTTTCAAACAATTCTCTCCCAATTGGACCAGTTGCAGCTTCATTTATGGGTTTATCACTGAACGAACTGTTCAAAGCAAGCAAACAAGGACATcacaacaaaattttagtttcaaACAGTTTTTACGTAAGCAAAACACTGCCAACAAGTTGAAGAAAGAGGTATGCTTACCCAATATAGACACGGGAAACCTCGGGAGTATTAAGAACTTTCCCAAGTGACCACATGAGAGCTCCATATACCCTCATTAGCTATACAAGATACGGAGACAGGCgtgtaaatatattagaacatcaaaatcaaagaagCGTGTGGAAAATGGAAATACGACTCGATAACAGATCAAGGTGTCAACCTGCTGAGTGTCCACTTGGTCAGCCTTATTCAGAACAACGCGGCTCTTGTCGTCGTGACCGCGTAAAGATGAAATTACACGCTTGAACTCATCACTTACATCCAACTTGTGTCGGTCAAATAGGAGGAGGATGAGATCGCACTTAGAGGCAAACCATGATGTAACACCAGTGAACTCATATGCTCGCTGTGTCCTTTGCTTTTCCCCAGATAAAACTCCTGGGGTGTCGACAAATGTAACGTGCTCCAGCAGCTTAACCAAACATGAATGGATAAACAATTATCAGCAAATCAATACCAGCAAAAGCACTGAACAATCTTTTAGAAGTATGAGGTTAAACATACAGGGTGAGGCATCTGAGAGCATTCAAACTTTGACAAAAAGGCAGTCCCAAAAGTCGTAAGACCACTGAATGGCATATCTGCTTGAACCGCTACGGTGTTCCCCGGAATGCTTCTTTCATCAGGTCCAGACtgtgaaacaaaataaacaggTAGAAGTAACCCTTTATGAGAGGTTGAAATGAAGTAACCTAGCAACCactatcaaaaacaaaatctaaacttATAATGTgtattattcaaaacaaaaaccaaatatttagcAGAAGATGATGGATCAATGTTTCGAAGGACACAAATACATTATCCCACAAATGAAAGCCTTGGATAATTACAAATTAACATACCATGACAACAACAAATCTGTCAGTAGTCGGTTCTGGTCCAATATGAGCTCCTGAAATATATGATAATTGAAGTTATAAGAAGCTTTTTTATGGGTAATTAGTGACCTGTTTGCATCTCCATTTTAGACATCGAAACTAGTTAGGTCCCAGAAGGAAAGGAAGAGAGGATAAGATGGATAACTTGCCAGGATAACTAGCTTTTAGCAAATGCttaatgaatgttgtttttccTGTGGAGTATTGACCCAGAAGCATTACCATAGGTTTCGCATCGAAATCACTGTTGGTCTAAAAAGAACACAAGTAACTAGTTCAATTGTCATAGCTTAGAAATCAATAGTATTCGAACACAAATAACACTTATCCAGAATTATCGCTATAAGAGTACCAATAACATAATGCCCAACTCACCAACAATGGGGATACAAAATCGTTAAACCGATATGTTACTTCAAGTGGTTTTAGCTTCTGAATGTACAACCTTTTCAGGCCATCCACTATAGATGTTACGGAGGACAAAGAAATCTGAGAACAAGAACATCAGATTTCAGAAACGATAGATGTCGATTAACTATATCTTAGCagctgaaaacaaaaaaaacttgatagaaACTCTACCAGTGACCTCTTTTGAAAGATAAAGGTAAGAGCGATCAAAAGGAATCTTTACTAAATATGGCAATAAATGGTTGGTGGTTAAATAGACTGTTTGGGGCAAAGCAAACCTTTTTCGAAGATTTTGAAGAAAACCAATGAGCTGTAAGCGAAGTGTCTGCGGCAGGGCTACCTGAATAATTGAATCAAATGAGATACAAAAGTAAACCGCTGGCTCTAGAGTATGAAGAAATTCTTTGTACCATTGATATCAAGATCACTCGACTTTGAtgaatgcttcttcttctgtgttAAGTGAGCAGTtgtaagtaatatttttttaaaactccaAAGATATAAATTGAAAACTATAGTCCCAATACTAACCGCCATTAATACACCCAGACCTTCCATGGTAGGAGGATTAATATTTTGGAAATCAACTGCAGttagcaaaaaaaatgtttcagaaACAAGAACAATGTACATGTAACTATACAAAGAGCATATTGACATGAAGACAGCACTTAAGCATGagtttggaaaacaaaacaaaaaaagatggagTCTCGCTTCAATGACCATACCGTCGCTATTAAGAACTTCATGTGATATTTCATGTCCAGTTTGAGCCAAAGAAACAAGCTATAATGTTGGAAAAACAACAATAGATTAGATTCACAACGAGACATGGACATGTAAATGTGAAAATGAACCCCAACCTGCATGGCAACAATAAACTCTTTGAAACTAAGATACCCTTGTCTCTTTGCATCTGCAATTGCCCAGACCTATATCAGCAAACCAGAAGATAAGAACCATAAGCTTCACAGTTAGCACCTTCTAGAGAATTAAAACGGATCAACAAAAGGCTTAAATGCTTTGCCAAGTgatatcctaaaccctaaagtaTCTACAACCACATAACTCTGTGTGATTATCACTtgtaaaatccattaaaaaagcTATTAAGCATCTTCccttcaaaactcaaaaaccaatCAAGCAATCACGCATGAGTTTCCTCTAAgattgatttatataaaaaaaaaaaagctattaaGCCTCATCATCATAGCATCTTTCTCAATCATAAAGTGAACTTGTTcaatgattaaataaaagttttatcaTAAAACGTAAAACTTACCTGCTTCAACTCCGGACGAGGCAAATTCGACATAGAGAAGAACTTGATCGCATCGTTACCAGTAATGCGTCCATCGCCGTCTGCTCAAATCAAACAGAGAGAAGCTCTTTAATTCAAAAATCGAATCAGAGGATAGTTTCTACTGAAGCAGAAACATACTaaacgaaaaggaaaataatgAGACCTGAATCGGCGAATTCGAACCATTCCTTGTAGATTATTTGATTCTCTTTGGAACAAGAACCAGCTGCGACGGATTCAATCTCCATCCCCGATTGCAACAATCTAAAGACAACAAACTTTTCAGGTGTGGATCCAGATTTGCAGAAATTGAAGATCTTATACGGAGATTACGGCTTTGCCGTAAGCAAAAAAcaaaggggaaaaagaaaaaaaaaaaaaaaaaaaaaaagtttggggTTTGTAAAAAAGCGTGAGATTACGGTTTACTGAGAAAGCGGGTTCTTCGTCTCGACAGCATGGGATTGGGAGGGGAGATTAGAATTCAACAATACAAGAAACTGCCCTCTATTTTCAAAGTCTTTCACATATGCCCCAGTACTACTGATTTATCGTAATAACCCTCACCTACTAAAAAATCTAATGTGATAGCTTTTGTAGTGTTGGTTGTCTCAATTATTGCTCGAGGGATAGCTCTCTGCTTCTCCAGGAgctatattgtttttttttttttttttNTTTAGATTTTAATGAAAGTAAAGATGATTTATATTGAAATGAAATTTATTGGCTAAAAATAATGTTATCTTATTTTAGTGGATGATTTATTTCCACCTTttgcaacaaaatatatatatatatatatatatatatatagtaattaatcTCTTGTTTATCTAAAATTATCTGATGTGTTTCATATTGTCATTTTTACTAGTTGCTAgctttaaatttatgtatttgtgATTCCACAaccaaatacagtaaaacctctataaattaatactctataaattaataaacactataaattaatagattttgcTAGTTTCAAGTCAgtgtaaaaaatatcaaaattcaataagataataagataacaatttttttcaaatcctTATGTAAATTACAGTCtcattaatatcataaattaataaccgAGTTAGGATTTAccaatttaatatatatctatatatataaagttggcttttctctcttctccttcctccacctcATCACTTAAATTAATTCAAATCATCAAAGAACattaaatataaagttaatgcatcaattaattcacttatttgtgtaatatttttattattatttaaaataatcattttaaataattcaaaactaaaatataaaccaaaaacaaattgaaaaatacaacaaaaaatatcaaagtaaaatatgaataatgattacatattgtgtaatatttttattattattaaaaacaatcattttaaataattcaaaacttaaatataaaccaaaaacaaaattaaaaaaatacaacaaaaaaatatcaaagtaaaatatgaatagtGAATAATgattaaacaaagatatataaaaaaaagagaaaatattaatcaagtgctcaaaaattaaaataatctatatatttaagagaaatgtAAAAGGTTATTTGAAATAAACCTATTAAATATAACTTATTCTAAACATCACACACACAgaaaaataagtgaaaaatactaagaaggaatttgaaaaagttatttgtaaaaaaaaaaacagttaagaTGGTAGTGGtagattgtaaaattttaattaaaaattaaaaaaaaaatctatattcggataaatacacatatttaaaagttagagtaatcttatgattttgtagattaggagaatcaaaataaaagaatattgtGTAAACCATCATAGACTATACAtactttaaagtaaaaaaattatatatgtaaacatactttttcttttgtcaaacagttaaagtaaaatgtaatatttgatgttataataTGATGTTTACGGATAAAAAGTGAGTCCAATTATGAGTTTTATTACTATGAAGCAAAGCTTACATGTAGTAGTATATAACACTCAAGAAACTTTGCGAGAAAGAGTGGGtatattatcttaaaaaaattacgTCTATGTTAGTAAATAATAATCACTCAACCGATAAAAAAAGTATTGGAAGAtgaaaaatagttatgatatgTCTTCATAATCAATATTTCTAGAATGTGAAAAAGAGTAGATGCAATAGATGACGAATGTATAccgaaaaataaagaaagaattaattgtgaaaacatgttaaaataaatagataatttatatatcacttaataaaataaagttgacatctatatagatttatattttcatattgaaaaattataattacattcAACAGtttgtattaataattaaaagaattataGTCCCGCACAACGTGCGGGTTataaatctagtatatatatatatataatctttatgattttgtattattaaatgGTTATTGAGTTTTTatctttataatataaaaaaattaatatatattttttttcgattttgtattattaaatgGTTATTGAGTTTCTTAgttttaatatagattttacagtttttttttttgggtatatcTGCAATACTTAATAGTATTTGTTATTGAATTTATATGGGTTGAATTTGTAAGTACTATTTCAGtatgtgtatttttaaaaataaaatgtactTCGTATATTAGTTTATACATGATGGAATTTTCAATTCATAAAAAATCTTATCAGAATTATTGTTaagaatatttatcaaaatttactaaaatataatatcatttaCCCTCATAGAAACTGAAATATTTTCAATCCACATGACAAGCAACAAgtaactttcatttttattactCTTGGTAACTTGTTATAACATCATGAAAACGTATACAGATGTGATTTAGAAAGCCATCTAACAAAGTTAAAATACAATTTCAAAAgcacaaaacagagagacacAAGTGTGGGAACTACATGAACAAATAGGAACTTAGGCCAATCTAGTTTACTGTAAGATCACTCGTTGAACACATGAAATCTATTACAAAATCGACGTGTTAAAAGAACAAATAAGATGATTTAcagtaataacaaaaaaaaaattgagaaaatgttattttacatCAGAGCCTCTGTGTACACATAGCAACATCATCCAACAAGGGAGCCAAAACTTTGAGAGCTTTTTATATGATCCTTCCAAAAGAATGATTCAAGAAATTCCAATGGTCTTACCAAGTAACCAGAGAACAAGCGACATTTCGATTCCAAAGATTGTATGAAGAGTACTTCTATCGAGTGTAAACCCAAACACCGTGATTCCTGCTTTATTGTTCTCAAAGTAATTCACTacaaaatccaacaaaaaatttgttaagACGAGTATAGTATAACTTAAGATGTGAAGATTTGAGACTAGGTGTGGATGCagaggcatatatatatatatatatgtacataccTAGAGCTTGCCGTTTTTGGAATGAGATGGTGCTATAAGCATAAGCAGGGATGAGATTGTTGTTATCgaaatcatcttcttcgtctccatAATCTTCACTGTCTGATCCTCCAATATCACCATCTGTTTGATAGTATCCGGGTCCGCTTGCTCTATCAACTAACCTTGGAG
The Camelina sativa cultivar DH55 chromosome 15, Cs, whole genome shotgun sequence DNA segment above includes these coding regions:
- the LOC104746434 gene encoding PHD finger protein At3g20280-like, whose protein sequence is MGDLESVLPTPMIETNELEPPAKRQRVSQDMNRVAEIVLVLSALGSMRVGDSPTGLELELMDEARSKLAGLCQEFTPDDFLRKDDVKSVIEDLGFNAKLQEQRLGFRTPKLTISEKLSLGKRKMEEVKTNPTSTIVSAGAALSQANRSLASPGLASKASVAHQWPNSNVNTSGSHLKMERPQMTINGASQGTPISSTNYYAAPWSAQPQSTISFSTAPDKKVPIQNSVRVSDPSFRPFMSQTPHGAFPGTNQPTQKMHYGQTSSSGNNHSEIAKIIQKVLQPGIKQFPLWNPPSREYMRRAMPCQMCNVTIKEMDTLLICDACEKAYHLKCLPANNIKGVPKSEWHCSRCVQAFNGKPFPPTYGRTTRAVTTTAAKVPSSTAGVQSSSAKKIGSMDIKVNQQKPIVTTTPRAQNSPGFVSGAATTSHFGTATVNANTTATAAKITNIGSQRCKESVISGADSPALVSRTETLKLTAIACTSSVINNGLISKPLTPVSTSSLRVCKQVSVNATSSASPSAPLTSSFVARVPTVTQNGDSSSTASETADHSVSKADLTTQVHTLTVTSSSNSQPALSHSEDAKATDDAAPTKNVVDEPQVPMENVAECENPSESTSHSDFLKDARENSASETCENHTTESLEAVLSDQNSKITTEPSMPQEHAAYLSEKTSSQPPSVSSNYHSQIEKGTTNVQDSLQNVSGDSQDGKGLNGLDNRHQEQPSEPEFVKSDSTKEANAT
- the LOC109124663 gene encoding EH domain-containing protein 1 encodes the protein MEIESVAAGSCSKENQIIYKEWFEFADSDGDGRITGNDAIKFFSMSNLPRPELKQVWAIADAKRQGYLSFKEFIVAMQLVSLAQTGHEISHEVLNSDVDFQNINPPTMEGLGVLMAKKKHSSKSSDLDINGSPAADTSLTAHWFSSKSSKKISLSSVTSIVDGLKRLYIQKLKPLEVTYRFNDFVSPLLTNSDFDAKPMVMLLGQYSTGKTTFIKHLLKASYPGAHIGPEPTTDRFVVVMSGPDERSIPGNTVAVQADMPFSGLTTFGTAFLSKFECSQMPHPLLEHVTFVDTPGVLSGEKQRTQRAYEFTGVTSWFASKCDLILLLFDRHKLDVSDEFKRVISSLRGHDDKSRVVLNKADQVDTQQLMRVYGALMWSLGKVLNTPEVSRVYIGSFSDKPINEAATGPIGRELFEKEQDDLLADLKDIPKKACDRRINEFVKRARAAKIHAYIISHLKKEMPTLMGKAKAQQKLIDNLEDVFGKVQREHHLPKGDFPNVEHFREVLSGYNIDKFEKLKPKMLQTVDDMLGYDIPQLLKSFKNPYD